The following proteins come from a genomic window of Acanthopagrus latus isolate v.2019 chromosome 5, fAcaLat1.1, whole genome shotgun sequence:
- the LOC119019411 gene encoding uncharacterized protein LOC119019411 isoform X1 — translation MDQSWPVRVVVADNDIRKVTFHKRPDTLEELISELKKRLDQQYDFMLHYEDPEFNYAFCNLTDITELPDRPTLKIVSLENVVVTLSVASPSSSASALSSALTLSSPGSSDTEILPHTEETSPLTSREPWPSTFEVPYFSVNIEYRLRQGNLIYMRDGTRMSVSRDMKHDILQKLAEEMYKFSAYPQDEHFTTVAAALIAKHPCLAEPGSTTGCYGWKNSLKFKMGNLRSKLRRCGIADLSVNKRTQQNPEGEPPGKSLKRPRRSETNFLPDFPQGQDASTLECSRQLLENEMKKRFPNAVHVNQLMNQTFSLRRKEIVEEQPPLKQMLERWPALFRKQQVFAEFTRVASKDLEWDFFESLDRHTPRFLEIFKSKTGIIGRTLKEILSQVETKTHDIEAMRTAVLRCLPVFLGDDGSDFFKVCFDTDTIADVTQVPVGVLTVIPEDRQQPGPHALHLEPSSIAIILEGNIVMDDIGSHAQDFCVTFGLIYALHLDYPKRLRNTFDFIQRVMLNLGVGNLRPKLQSLKNALLQ, via the exons ATGGACCAGTCCTGGCCAGTGAGGGTAGTGGTTGCTGATAATGACATTCGAAAAGTAACTTTCCACAAAAGACCGGATACTTTGGAAGAGCTAATAAGCGAGTTGAAAAAACGACTTGATCAGCAATATGACTTCATGCTTCACTATGAAGACCCAGAGTTCAACTATGCTTTTTGCAACCTCACGGATATAACTGAGCTGCCTGATAGACCAACACTGAAGATTGTCTCTCTGGAAAATGTAGTTGTAACATTGTCTGTAGCCAGTCCATCATCTTCAGCCAGCGCATTGTCTTCAGCATTGACTCTGTCTTCACCTGGGTCATCTGACACAGAAATACTGCCTCACACTGAAGAGACATCACCACTGACCTCACGTGAACCATGGCCTTCTACATTTGAGGTGCCATATTTCTCTGTAAATATTGAATATAGACTGAGACAGGGAAACCTAATTTATATGAGAGATGGCACACGCATGTCAGTTTCACGAGACATGAAGCATGACATTCTGCAGAAGCTAGCTGAGGAGATGTACAAGTTCTCGGCTTACCCTCAAGATGAACACTTCACCActgttgctgcagcactgaTAGCTAAGCACCCGTGCCTTGCTGAGCCAGGGTCAACCACAGGTTGCTATGGATGGAAGAATAGTTTGAAATTCAAAATGGGTAATCTCCGATCCAAACTTCGCAGATGTGGAATTGCAGATTTGTCAGTCAACAAGAGAACACAGCAGAATCCAGAGGGGGAACCACCTGGAAAAAGCCTGAAGAGACCCAGAAGAAGTGAGACAAACTTCCTGCCAGATTTTCCACAGGGTCAAGATGCATCAACACTTGAATGCTCTAGACAGctgcttgaaaatgaaatgaagaaaaggtTCCCAAATGCAGTTCATGTGAATCAGCTGATGAACCAGACCTTCTCATTAAGACGCAAAGAAATTGTGGAAGAGCAGCCCCCTTTGAAACAGATGTTGGAACGATGGCCAGCTCTCTTCAGAAAACAACAG GTCTTTGCAGAATTCACAAGAGTGGCAAGTAAAGATCTTGAATGGGACTTCTTTGAGTCCTTGGACCGCCATACCCCACGTTTCCTTGAGATCTTCAAATCTAAAACTGGAATAATTGGAAGGACACTTAAGGAGATCCTTTCCCAGGTTGAAACAAAG ACCCATGATATCGAAGCCATGAGGACTGCTGTCCTGCGATGTCTTCCAGTTTTCCTCGGGGATGATGGAAGTGATTTTTTCAAAGTCTGTTTT GACACTGATACCATCGCAGATGTCACACAAGTTCCTGTTGGGGTCTTGACTGTTATAcctgaagacagacagcagccagGTCCACATGCCCTGCACCTTGAACCCTCCAGCATTGCTATCATACTGGAAGGTAATATCGTCATGGATGACATTGGAAGCCACGCACAAGAtttttgtgttacatttggACTAATATACGCTCTTCATTTGGATTATCCAAAAAGACTCAGGAACACCTTTGACTTCATTCAGAGGGTGATGCTCAACCTGGGTGTAGGCAACCTGAGACCAAAACTTCAGAGCTTGAAAAATGCTCTTTTGCAGTAG
- the LOC119019411 gene encoding uncharacterized protein LOC119019411 isoform X2 → MASSLQKTTEFTRVASKDLEWDFFESLDRHTPRFLEIFKSKTGIIGRTLKEILSQVETKTHDIEAMRTAVLRCLPVFLGDDGSDFFKVCFDTDTIADVTQVPVGVLTVIPEDRQQPGPHALHLEPSSIAIILEGNIVMDDIGSHAQDFCVTFGLIYALHLDYPKRLRNTFDFIQRVMLNLGVGNLRPKLQSLKNALLQ, encoded by the exons ATGGCCAGCTCTCTTCAGAAAACAACAG AATTCACAAGAGTGGCAAGTAAAGATCTTGAATGGGACTTCTTTGAGTCCTTGGACCGCCATACCCCACGTTTCCTTGAGATCTTCAAATCTAAAACTGGAATAATTGGAAGGACACTTAAGGAGATCCTTTCCCAGGTTGAAACAAAG ACCCATGATATCGAAGCCATGAGGACTGCTGTCCTGCGATGTCTTCCAGTTTTCCTCGGGGATGATGGAAGTGATTTTTTCAAAGTCTGTTTT GACACTGATACCATCGCAGATGTCACACAAGTTCCTGTTGGGGTCTTGACTGTTATAcctgaagacagacagcagccagGTCCACATGCCCTGCACCTTGAACCCTCCAGCATTGCTATCATACTGGAAGGTAATATCGTCATGGATGACATTGGAAGCCACGCACAAGAtttttgtgttacatttggACTAATATACGCTCTTCATTTGGATTATCCAAAAAGACTCAGGAACACCTTTGACTTCATTCAGAGGGTGATGCTCAACCTGGGTGTAGGCAACCTGAGACCAAAACTTCAGAGCTTGAAAAATGCTCTTTTGCAGTAG